A single genomic interval of Gouania willdenowi chromosome 10, fGouWil2.1, whole genome shotgun sequence harbors:
- the p2rx3a gene encoding P2X purinoceptor 3a — protein sequence MVWGCITDFFTYETTKSVVVKSWSVGIINRIVQLLIIVYFAGWVFLHEKAYQTTDTGIESSVMTKVKGFGYQNGLVMDVADYVSPPQGASVFCIITKLIVTENQFQGKCKQPGKYYDCNSNQECDMQLGSILANGVITGRCLSSNNKTGSCEIKGWCPSEDDTIKVVPMLEVENFTIFIKNSVRFPLFNVTRGNFPSTMNSSQIKKCNYDPVQSPFCPIFRVGDVLKYTGQTVGDIAEKGGEIGINIQWICNLDVDVENCVPNYAFTRLDAPFAKNYVSKGYNFRFAKYFKTVNGTEFRTLHKAFAIRFDVMVTGKAGKFDTIPTLINLVAAFTSIGLGTVLCDIILLNFLKGADQYKAKKFEEVSSNQVDGASAAQSPGSQLSLKPGIKSSYDSGAHSLDICDQAM from the exons ATGGTGTGGGGCTGCATTACTGACTTCTTCACGTATGAGACCACCAAGTCCGTGGTGGTGAAGAGCTGGTCTGTGGGGATCATCAACCGGATTGTACAGCTGCTCATTATCGTCTACTTTGCAGG GTGGGTCTTCCTTCATGAGAAAGCCTATCAGACCACCGACACGGGTATCGAGTCCTCTGTGATGACCAAAGTAAAAGGCTTTGGTTACCAGAACGGCCTCGTCATGGACGTGGCCGACTACGTCTCTCCGCCTCAG GGTGCAAGCGTGTTTTGCATCATTACCAAACTCATCGTCACTGAAAACCAGTTCCAGGGGAAATGTAAACAG cctGGGAAGTACTATGATTGTAACTCAAATCAAGAGTGTGACATGCAATTGGGTTCCATCCTCGCCAACG GTGTGATAACCGGTCGTTGCTTAAGCAGCAATAATAAAACCGGCTCTTGTGAGATTAAAGGATGGTGTCCATCAGAGGACGATACTATCAAAGT AGTCCCAATGCTGGAAGTAGAGAACTTCACCATCTTCATCAAAAACAGCGTTCGCTTCCCACTCTTTAACGTCACCAG AGGAAACTTTCCCTCCACTATGAACTCTTCACAGATCAAGAAATGCAACTACGACCCTGTACAGAGCCCCTTCTGCCCCATCTTTCGTGTTGGGGATGTGTTGAAATACACGGGGCAAACTGTGGGCGATATTGCAGAAAAG GGTGGAGAAATAGGAATAAACATCCAGTGGATCTGTAACTTGGATGTAGACGTTGAAAACTGTGTTCCCAATTACGCCTTCACACGACTTGATGCTCCATTTGCAAAGAACTACGTCTCTAAAGGATACAACTTCCG ATTTGCCAAATATTTCAAGACAGTGAACGGGACTGAATTCCGGACCCTTCATAAAGCATTTGCCATTCGTTTTGACGTTATGGTCACCGGAAAA GCTGGAAAGTTTGACACAATCCCAACACTCATTAACTTGGTGGCGGCCTTCACATCAATTGGACTG GGAACAGTTCTGTGTGACATTATCCTACTGAACTTCCTAAAGGGAGCAGATCAGTACAAAGCCAAAAAGTTTGAAGAG GTGTCGAGCAATCAGGTTGACGGCGCGTCTGCTGCTCAGAGCCCAGGTAGCCAGCTTTCCCTCAAACCAGGTATCAAGAGCTCCTACGACTCAGGCGCGCACTCTCTCGACATCTGCGACCAAGCCATGTGA